Proteins encoded by one window of Aspergillus chevalieri M1 DNA, chromosome 6, nearly complete sequence:
- the cyp5 gene encoding putative peptidyl-prolyl cis-trans isomerase (COG:O;~EggNog:ENOG410PN0B;~InterPro:IPR029000,IPR020892,IPR002130;~PFAM:PF00160;~go_function: GO:0003755 - peptidyl-prolyl cis-trans isomerase activity [Evidence IEA];~go_process: GO:0000413 - protein peptidyl-prolyl isomerization [Evidence IEA];~go_process: GO:0006457 - protein folding [Evidence IEA]), whose translation MSVTLHTTHGDLKVELFCEAVPQTAQNFLALCATGAYNNTPFHRLIPGFMIQGGDISLGDAAGSSPETSARPVLPFEVPKSGTSIFHPSALNQEISLPALRHHTRGMLSMASRPVKDRTAPGFQGATGTTINGSQFFITLAPAPHLDGASTVFGKVLNLTAQDEGGDVLARLEGANVKIDKKGRVVQPKEEQEDENEALRINRVTIHANPFAG comes from the exons ATGTCGGTCACA CTCCATACCACCCACGGCGATCTTAAGGTCGAGCTCTTCTGCGAAGCCGTTCCCCAAACCGCACAA AACTTTCTCGCCCTCTGCGCAACCGGCGCGTACAACAACACCCCCTTCCACCGCTTAATCCCCGGCTTCATGATCCAAGGCGGCGACATCTCCCTCGGCGACGCAGCAGGCTCCTCCCCTGAAACCTCCGCCCGACCCGTCCTCCCCTTCGAAGTCCCTAAGTCAGGTACCTCGATCTTCCACCCCTCCGCGCTGAACCAGGAGATCAGCCTCCCCGCCCTCCGACACCATACCCGCGGAATGCTTTCTATGGCATCTCGGCCCGTAAAAGACCGGACAGCGCCGGGGTTCCAGGGTGCGACTGGGACGACGATTAACGGGAGTCAATTCTTCATCACACTTGCGCCTGCGCCACATTTGGACGGGGCAAGTACGGTGTTTGGTAAAGTGTTGAATCTGACGGCGCAGGATGAGGGCGGTGATGTGTTGGCGAGGTTGGAGGGCGCTAATGTGAAGATTGACAAAAAAGGGAGGGTTGTGCAGCCGAAGGAGGAACAAgaggatgaaaatgaggCTCTGCGGATCAATAGGGTTACGATTCATGCGAATCCGTTTGCTGGGTGA
- a CDS encoding queuosine 5'-phosphate N-glycosylase/hydrolase (COG:H;~EggNog:ENOG410PIF4;~InterPro:IPR019438;~PFAM:PF10343) has product MRRRTMSDDEADPELLALLRKSLGLGGGAANPRAAETKVLENAEYVYDNAIDVALNAGKTKDVAETIWRTMQKKEYSTHTWSEHELHPKTKDENTVDFIFTMDLLNFSFWSDERDERKRFAIEYRGRKWTGYWSLVAALQRALDEGIPITDPEYWVNEGVCTDDVIKRVFRSATEEQIPLLPERIQCLREAGRVLCKDFDGSFTNCIYSAHYSAASLVNLLTESFPCFRDETTFHGRRVRLYKRAQILVADLWACFNGESYGAFQDIEKVTMFADYRIPQILYQFGCLMYSPSLESHIRDLKPIPSGSNWEIELRGVSIWCVELIKREIEKRHPEVKSVKLHPPPSSEEANALEDARKCTTQKHSKYKKSVHEPQVSGINAILIDFFLYDTMKEVEKDGRETIPHHRTRSIWY; this is encoded by the exons ATGAGAAGACGCACCATGTCGGACGACGAAGCAGATCCCGAGCTCCTAGCTCTCCTTCGCAAATCGCTCGGCCTCGGCGGAGGAGCAGCCAACCCTCGCGCGGCGGAAACAAAGGTCCTCGAGAACGCTGAATACGTTTACGACAACGCCATTGACGTCGCTCTGAATGCGGGCAAGACTAAAGATGTCGCGGAGACCATCTGGCGCACGATGCAGAAGAAAGAGTACTCGACGCACACCTGGTCAGAGCATGAGCTGCACCCCAAGACTAAGGACGAGAACACGGTCGATTTTATTTTCACAATGGACCTATTGAACTTTAGCTTCTGGTCGGACGAGCGCGACGAGAGGAAGCGGTTTGCGATTGAGTACCGCGGGAGGAAGTGGACGGGATATTGGAGCTTGGTTGCGGCGCTGCAGAGGGCGTTGGATGAGGGGATTCCTATCACGGATCCGGAATATTGGGTAAACGAGGGCGTGTGTACGGATGATGTGATCAAGCGTGTGTTCCGGTCTGCGACGGAGGAGCAGATTCCTTTGCTCCCGGAACGGATTCAGTGCTTGCGCGAGGCCGGACGGGTGCTGTGTAAGGATTTCGACGGCAGCTTTACGAATTGCATCTACAGCGCACACTATTCGGCAGCGTCGCTGGTGAATTTACTGACAGAGAGCTTCCCTTGCTTCCGGGACGAAACAACCTTCCACGGCCGGAGGGTCCGGTTGTACAAACGAGCTCAGATTCTTGTCGCGGACCTTTGGGCTTGCTTTAACGGCGAGAGCTACGGGGCGTTCCAGGACATTGAGAAGGTCACTATGTTTGCGG ACTACCGCATCCCCCAAATCCTCTACCAATTCGGCTGTCTAATGTACTCACCCTCATTGGAAAGCCACATCCGAGACCTCAAGCCCATCCCCAGCGGCTCAAACTGGGAAATCGAACTCCGCGGCGTCAGCATCTGGTGCGTGGAGCTCATCAAGCGCGAAATCGAGAAACGACACCCAGAAGTAAAATCCGTCAAACTACACCCACCACCTTCGAGCGAAGAAGCAAACGCCCTCGAAGATGCCCGGAAATGCACAACCCAGAAACACTCGAAATACAAGAAGAGTGTGCATGAGCCGCAAGTTTCCGGAATTAATGCGATTCTGATTGATTTCTTCTTATATGATACTATGAAGGAGGTTGAGAAGGATGGGAGGGAGACGATTCCTCATCATCGGACGAGGAGTATTTGGTATTGA
- the UBA2 gene encoding E1 ubiquitin-activating protein ubaB (COG:O;~EggNog:ENOG410PFVA;~InterPro:IPR019572,IPR035985,IPR000594,IPR028077, IPR030661,IPR033127,IPR023318;~PFAM:PF14732,PF00899;~go_function: GO:0008641 - ubiquitin-like modifier activating enzyme activity [Evidence IEA];~go_function: GO:0019948 - SUMO activating enzyme activity [Evidence IEA];~go_process: GO:0016925 - protein sumoylation [Evidence IEA]): MTRDTYLKRSVGTLARRIKESRVLLVGAGGIGCELLKNLLLSGFGEIHIIDLDTIDLSNLNRQFLFRFEHIKKPKALVAKEVAHKFQPRAKLEAYHANIKDSQFNVDWFGSFDVVFNALDNLDARRYVNRMCLAADVPLIESGTTGFNGQVQVIKKGQTECYDCNSKEVPKSFPVCTIRSTPSQPIHCIVWAKSYLFPELFGRSEDETEELDSSEDAENAEEIANLRREAQALKEIRQSMGSDEFPRKVFEKVFKEDIERLRGMEDMWKTRKPPESLDFDKLEAESSSIEAIISNNDQKVWSLAEDFVVFKDSLDRLSKRLKSLQETAVGDSNPILDFDKDDVDTLDFVAATANLRAAIFGIDPKSKFDTKQMAGNIIPAIATTNAMTAGLCVLQAMKVLKDDYANAKMVFLERSGARAINSDSLKPPNPNCPVCSVAMGRITMDPKRATLSNLVEDVLRSQLGYGEEFSISNELGTIYDPDLEDNLPKKLLDLGVKDESFLTVVDEDDEPRVNLELIVKAPEESPLSNEEKPISLEKAVDIPRKPKAPTPAPPTFPETVSDTTGVKRKLEETEIGQEDLHVKRIHTNNAANGDDGTQPIVLDEADGGAILIDD; encoded by the exons ATGACGCGAGATACTTATCTCAAGCGCTCTGTCGGAACTCTCGCCAGGCGCATTAAAGAG TCGCGTGTGCTGCTCGTGGGCGCTGGCGGCATCGGCTGCGAGCTGCTCAAGAACCTCCTCCTGTCCGGGTTTGGCGAAATCCACATCATCGATCTCGATACAATCGACCTGAGCAATTTGAATCGCCAGTTTCTCTTCCGCTTCGAACACATCAAGAAGCCCAAGGCACTG GTCGCGAAGGAAGTGGCACACAAGTTTCAGCCGCGCGCGAAGCTGGAAGCGTACCATGCCAACATTAAGGACAGCCAGTTCAATGTTGACTGGTTTGGAAGCTTTGATGTGGTGTTTAATGCTCTGGATAACCTCGATGCACGGCGCTATGTGAACCGGATGTGTCTGGCGGCTGATGTGCCCCTGATTGAGAGCGGAACTACGGGATTCAATGGTCAGGTGCAGGTCATCAAGAAG GGCCAAACTGAATGTTACGATTGTAATTCCAAGGAAGTTCCGAAGTCGTTCCCCGTCTGTACCATCCGGAGTACACCTAGCCAACCGATTCACTGCATCGTTTGGGCGAAAAGCTACCTTTTTCC TGAACTCTTCGGAAGGAGCGAGGATGAGACAGAGGAGCTTGACAGTTCCGAAGATGCTGAGAACG CGGAGGAAATTGCGAACTTGCGCAGAGAAGCACAGGCCTTGAAGGAGATTCGTCAGTCCATGGGTTCTGATGAATTTCCTCGCAAGGTATTTGAGAAGGTGTTCAAGGAGGATATTGAAAGGTTGAGAGGGATGGAGGATATGTGGAAGACTCGCAAGCCACCAGAGTCCCTTGATTTCGACAAGCTGGAGGCGGAGTCTTCATCGATCGAAGCTATCATTTCTAACAATGACCAGAAAGTGTGGTCGTTGGCGGAAGACTTCGTCGTTTTCAAAGACAGCTTGGATCGCTTGAGCAAGAGACTGAAGTCGCTTCAGGAGACAGCCGTGGGCGACAGTAATCCCATTCTAGACTTTGATAAGGACGACGTTGATACCTTGGACTTTGTTGCGGCTACTGCCAACCTGCGAGCTGCGATTTTTGGAATCGACCCTAAGTCCAAGTTCGACACAAAGC AAATGGCCGGTAACATTATTCCTGCTATCGCCACTACCAACGCTATGACTGCCGGTCTTTGCGTTCTACAGGCTATGAAGGTTTTGAAAGATGACTATGCTAATGCTAAAATGGTCTTCCTGGAACGCTCCGGTGCTCGTGCCATCAATTCTGATTCACTGAAGccacccaaccccaactgCCCAGTGTGCTCGGTCGCAATGGGACGCATCACAATGGATCCCAAACGCGCCACGCTCAGCAACTTGGTTGAAGATGTGCTCCGCTCCCAACTCGGGTACGGCGAGGAATTTTCTATCAGCAATGAACTGGGCACTATCTATGATCCTGATTTGGAAGACAACCTACCGAAGAAATTGCTGGACCTGGGTGTAAAAGACGAAAGTTTCTTGACTGtcgttgatgaagatgatgaaccGCGCGTGAATCTCGAGTTGATCGTGAAGGCTCCGGAAGA GTCTCCGCTGTCGAACGAAGAGAAACCAATCTCTCTGGAGAAAGCAGTCGACATCCCCCGCAAGCCTAAAGCCCCAACGCCAGCACCTCCTACCTTCCCCGAAACCGTCAGCGACACCACCGGCGTGAAGCGCAAGCTTGAGGAGACAGAAATCGGCCAAGAAGATTTACATGTCAAACGGATTCATACGAACAATGCCGCTAATGGAGACGACGGCACTCAGCCTATCGTCTTGGATGAGGCGGATGGTGGTGCTATCTTGATTGATGATTGA